Proteins found in one Acipenser ruthenus chromosome 18, fAciRut3.2 maternal haplotype, whole genome shotgun sequence genomic segment:
- the LOC117963957 gene encoding cysteine-rich protein 2-like isoform X2: protein MCPRCNKKVYFAEKVTSLGKDWHRPCLRCERCSKTLTPGSHAEHDGQPYCHKPCYATLFGPKGVNTGGVGSYIYEKDPSSEAQP from the exons ATGTGCCCCAGGTGTAACAAGAAGGTTTATTTTG CGGAGAAGGTGACGTCCCTGGGGAAGGACTGGCATCGCCCGTGTCTACGTTGTGAGCGTTGCAGCAAGACCCTGACTCCGGGGAGCCACGCAGAG catgatGGGCAGCCCTACTGCCACAAGCCCTGCTATGCAACTCTGTTTGGACCAAAAG GTGTGAACACTGGTGGGGTGGGCAGCTACATCTATGAGAAGGACCCAAGCTCTGAAGCCCAGCCCTGA